The genomic DNA AGGGCAACTTCAATATTCAGGTATTGAGCAACCGCTTGATCTATTCATTCTCCACGGACTTTTATGTCAAACTATTCGCCCAGTGGAATAATGACCGCGAACAGGCCAGCGTAAACGTATTGCTAAATTACCGCTTCCGCCCCGGCAGTGATATTTACTTTGTCTATGACCAGGGCTTTGATGTGACTTACGATCATAATTTGGATGATCGAGATGTCTTGCGACAATGGAATGAAAGAAACCGGGCCGTTCTCATAAAAGTCTCATACATGCTGGGGATGTAACCCCTCTCCCATGGTATCAACTAAAAAGACCGGACAAAGCGTCCGGTCTTTTTTTATCCGCGACCTATATAAGGCATCTTGGTCGCCATAATCGTCATAAACTGAACATTTGCATCTAACGGAAGGCTCGCCATATTGAGCACGGCTTGTGCAACGCCCCTGACATCCATCGTAGGTTCTACCAGAGTAGATCCATTGGCTTGCGGAACGCCGTTTTTCATGCGCTCGGTCATATCGGTCGCTGCATTGCCAATATCGATTTGTCCGCAGGCGATATCGTATTTGCGCCCATCGAGCGAAGCGGATCTGGTCAGACCAGACACCGCGTGTTTGGTCGCCGTATAAGGCGCAGAATTTGGACGGGGAACGTGCGCCGATATCGATCCGTTATTGATGATCCGCCCACCCCGGGGCGTCTGGTCTTTCATAATCTTAAACGCCTCCTGAATACACAGAAAGACACCCGTTAAATTGGTATTGACGACCGTTTGCCATTGCTCAAAAGTCAAATCCTCGAGATTGACGCCAGGCGCGCCCACACCCGCATTATTGAAAAGTACATCCAGGCGTCCAAATTTCTCTTTTGTCTGTGCAAAAAGATTTGCCACAGACGCTGGATCGCCAACATCTGTCGGCACAACAAGCGTTTTAGAATCATCTACACCCGCTTCACTTACCGTGGCATTCAAAGTTTCTTCCCGTCGTCCTGCCAGGGTCACAGAATATCCCGCATCCAAAAAGGCAAGCGTGGTATGTTTGCCAATCCCGCTACCCGCGCCAGTGACAATTGCAACTTTGCTACTCATAGTCAAATCTCCTGATAGGTTGTGGTTTATGTCTGACGCATGATAACATACAGAACGCATAAGTCAAAAAATTTATGTACAGCCGAATGCACGGGAATCAAAGACAGATTCTCGCGTTCGGGCATCATGATTATTTTTATTTGCCAAATCCATGTCTCTCATGTTATCATACCCCACCAAACCGCCAAAGCTCCAACAAGAGGGAGGAAACCATGCGCCTATTAATCCTTGCAATCCTATCCATCGGTCTGCTAACGCAACCGCTTCAGGCCAGGATTGAGTCGCAATCGGGTAATCCGGACTTTGATGCGAGTGGCACGGTCGATTTTACCGACTTCTTGCTCTTTGTCGGCAAATTCGGGGCTCGTCAGGGCGATGAGAGGTATGAAGCCCAATTCGATTTGGATGGCGACGGCGAGGTCGGATTTGGCGACTTTCTGATATTCGCCGGGAGCTTTGGCAAAGCAGCTCCTGCGCCTGAGGCTATGGGCAAAATATACTGGACAGACTCCGGCACGGGTAGCGACAACCCTCTACAGGATGATAAAATTCAACGCGCCAACCTCGATGGCTCCAACGTTGAAACCCTCCTTACCTACGACAACGCGTTGCGAATTCCAAGGGGCATTGCTCTGGATGTAGCCGCGGGAAAAATGTACTGGGCAGACTCCGTCACAGATAGTATTCGGCGTGCCAACTTCGATGGTTCTGACATAGAACTGATCATAGATACCAGAACAATCGGTGGTCAGTCACTTCCCGGTCCGGCCACCACCCCGCGTGGCATTGCTCTGGATCTGGCAAGCGATCCCCCAAAGATGTACTGGGTAGATGCGGGCAGGGCCAATGTCGATAATGGTAGAATCTGGCGCGCCAACCTCGACGGCTCCAGTCCCGAAGCCCTCGTCACCTCTGGATTGGTTAATCCGCAGAGCATCGCCCTGGATGTAGCCGCGGGAAAAATGTACTGGACAGACTCTGGCACGGGTGCCCCCAACCCACTTCAGGACGATAAAATCCAGCGCGCCAACCTCGATGGCTCCAACGTCGAAACCCTCCTCACCTTCCAAAACTTCTTGCGGGTTCCAAGAGGCATTGCTCTGGATGTAGCTGCGGGAAAAATGTACTGGACAGACATCGTCAGAGATAGAATCCGGCGTGCCAATTTAGATGGTTCTGGTACAGAAGATATCCTCAACACCAGAACATTCGGTGGACAGTCACTCGCCGGCCCTGCCACTGCTCCGCGCGACATAGCTCTGGACCTGACAGGCGATCCCCAAAAGATGTACTGGATAGATGCGGGCACCGGTAACGTCGATGACGGTAAAATCTGGCGTGCCAATCTCGATGGCTCCAGTCCCGAAGCCCTCGTCACCTCTGGATTGGTTAACCCACATGGCATCGCCCTGATGCTCGCGCCGTAGGCTACAATTACAATAGAAAGGATGGATAATGGCGATTCTGTTTGCCCGGACGGAAAATTTGGAACGATCATGGCCGTATGTGCCAGAGGCACTGATAGCGCGGCTAAATGAATTAGACGAAGTGCGCATAGTACAGGTAGAACGCGGCGTACCACTTTCAGAATTGACGGATTTATCGCATGTATCTGCCATCGCGCTATTCGGCGGACAGTTGACAGAAGCGTGTTTGGCACGCGCGCCCGAATTAAAAGCCGTGGGGGGCGTGCTGGATAATTGGGGACATCGCAATCTTCCGGTCGATGGCATGTTTGAACGCGACATCCCCATCATTGATGGCACGCGCGCGTGGGCGGCATCTGTCGCAGAAATCACACTCGCCCTGACATTAAATGCCCTGCGCTTGATACCCCAATGGCACAAACGCATGGCATCGGGGGAACGCCTGTGGAATTTTAAATACGCGCAATTTTGCGACAACCCAGACTTCATCAACGGCACATTGGGAACCAAAACCGTCGGCGTCATGGGACTGGGACAAATCGGCGGACGGATGGCAATGTGGTGCAACGCACTCGGCTCGCGCGTACTGGGCTACGATCCATTTATTCCAAAATCGCGCCTGGATGAACTCGGCGTAGAAGGCGTGGAAATGGACACCCTCGTAGATGAATGCGAGATAGTCGTCGTCACCATACCGCCAACGCCATCTGCCAGAAAAATCCTATCGCGGGAACGCATTTATCGGTTGCGCAAAGGCAGCCTGGTCGTAATCACCACCCGCGCACATGCCGTCGATATGGACGCATTGCGGGAACGCATTATCGCCAACGAACTCGCCGGCGCATTTGACGTATATGACAATGAACCAGTGCCCACAGACGACTTATTGCGCAATCGGAACAATGTGGTACACACACCCCATATTGCCGGACGCACGCGAGATGCGAACTTGCAAGTCGCCGAAGTAATCGGCGATGATTTCGAGCGAATCTTAAATGGCGAAGCACCCCAGGCTCGGCTCTCCAAAGAAGCGATAGACGTGCGCGGATCGCGCACAGATCTGCCAGCGATGCAGAATCAATAAACCCTTACAGGAGGAAACATGAAACTCGGACTCAACTCTGTTCTTTTTGGCGCGTGGGACATGGAAACCGCTTTTAAGTACACGGCCATGGCAGGATACGACGGCATAGAAGTCGCGGCAATTGGCGGCATGAGCCAGCACCTCGTCCTCGACAACTGGCGCGAAACAGCCCGGGAAGCCAGGCGTCTGGGACATGAATACGGCCTCGAACTCCTCGCCATGGAACAACCCAGACAAGACCCTGAAATGATGGAAAAAGCCTTTCGTGCTGCAAACGAAGCCGGCATCCCCGTCGTCAATTGCGGTCCGGGTGGGA from Gemmatimonadota bacterium includes the following:
- a CDS encoding SDR family NAD(P)-dependent oxidoreductase, translating into MSSKVAIVTGAGSGIGKHTTLAFLDAGYSVTLAGRREETLNATVSEAGVDDSKTLVVPTDVGDPASVANLFAQTKEKFGRLDVLFNNAGVGAPGVNLEDLTFEQWQTVVNTNLTGVFLCIQEAFKIMKDQTPRGGRIINNGSISAHVPRPNSAPYTATKHAVSGLTRSASLDGRKYDIACGQIDIGNAATDMTERMKNGVPQANGSTLVEPTMDVRGVAQAVLNMASLPLDANVQFMTIMATKMPYIGRG
- a CDS encoding NAD(P)-binding domain-containing protein; the encoded protein is MAILFARTENLERSWPYVPEALIARLNELDEVRIVQVERGVPLSELTDLSHVSAIALFGGQLTEACLARAPELKAVGGVLDNWGHRNLPVDGMFERDIPIIDGTRAWAASVAEITLALTLNALRLIPQWHKRMASGERLWNFKYAQFCDNPDFINGTLGTKTVGVMGLGQIGGRMAMWCNALGSRVLGYDPFIPKSRLDELGVEGVEMDTLVDECEIVVVTIPPTPSARKILSRERIYRLRKGSLVVITTRAHAVDMDALRERIIANELAGAFDVYDNEPVPTDDLLRNRNNVVHTPHIAGRTRDANLQVAEVIGDDFERILNGEAPQARLSKEAIDVRGSRTDLPAMQNQ